One genomic window of Glycine max cultivar Williams 82 chromosome 16, Glycine_max_v4.0, whole genome shotgun sequence includes the following:
- the LOC100526945 gene encoding uncharacterized protein LOC100526945 (The RefSeq protein has 2 substitutions compared to this genomic sequence): protein MALNPQLFPNGMPVPFVNEMFVLARDGVEFEVDKIPASGNHGGHLKTKGIVYLSNIRMVFVAKSSVGHFTAFDMPLLYIHGEKFNQPIFHCNNLSGHVEPVVPNDEHRALYSTHSFKILFKEGGCGTFIPLFFNLITSVRQYNQHANMQTQTYVDPLQASQTPVDEMMRHAYVDPNDPTKLFLQQPTSDSQLMRRTYQPQTDGGHV, encoded by the exons atggcgTTGAATCCTCAATTGTTTCCTAATGGAATGCCCGTTCCTTTCGTGAACGAGATGTTTGTGTTGGCCAGAGACGGCGTCGAATTCGAGGTCGATAAGATTCCTGCCTCTGG AAATCATGGGGGTCATCTCAAAACAAAGGGAATCGTGTATTTGTCAAATATTCGGATGGTCTTCGTTGCTAAAAGTTCAGTTGGACACTTCACTGCTTTTGATATGCCTTTG CTTTACATCCATGGTGAAAAATTTAACCAGCCTATATTTCACTGCAACAATCTTTCTGGACATGTTGAGCCT GTAGTCCCAAATGACGAACACAGAGCTCTTTACTCTACACActcatttaagatcttattcaaaGAGGGAGGCTGTGGAACCTTCATCCCTCTCTTCTTCAATTTGATTACTTCAGTGAGGCAGTATAATCAACATGCTAATATGCAGACACAAACTTATGTGGATCCTTTGCAGGCATCTCAGACTCCGGTTGATGAGATGATGAGACACGC ATATGTTGATCCTAATGATCCGACAAAAATATTTCTGCAACAACCCACTTCTGATTCTCAGCTTAGGCGTCGAACATATCAGCCACAGACAGATGGAGGCCATGTCTAA